A DNA window from Rhipicephalus sanguineus isolate Rsan-2018 chromosome 8, BIME_Rsan_1.4, whole genome shotgun sequence contains the following coding sequences:
- the LOC119401534 gene encoding cytochrome c oxidase assembly protein COX20, mitochondrial codes for MTENTGDIDEDPPRKPVTFMGRNIEEIPCFRSSLMTGILSGLGIGIGTFFLTSRPRRSTDAAVYSFVSITMLYWFYCRYQHSVRNFEYRRMQMEIQEGVALRGREKQPGEPETKLEDA; via the exons ATGACTGAGAACACCGGCGATATCGACGAAGACCCGCCGCGAAAACCG GTTACCTTTATGGGTCGCAACATTGAAGAAATACCGTGCTTCCGGTCCAGCTTAATGACTGGCATTCTCAGCGGACTTGGCATAGGAATTGGCACGTTTTTCTTGACAA GCAGGCCTCGGAGGTCCACAGACGCAGCTGTGTATTCGTTTGTCAGCATTACAATGTTATACTG GTTTTACTGTCGGTACCAGCACTCTGTACGAAATTTCGAGTATCGAAGGATGCAGATGGAGATCCAGGAGGGCGTCGCGCTACGAGGCAGAGAGAAGCAGCCGGGTGAGCCGGAAACAAAACTAGAAGATGCGTAG